Below is a window of Acidobacteriota bacterium DNA.
CCCGCAGGCGCTGGAAAAAGAGCAGCGAGTCGGTGATCTGCCAGCGGGCGTAGGTGTCCACCCAAATGAAACGCTTGTCCTTGGTGGGAACCTCGTCTCGGTCACCATCCCAGGCCAGGAAGCGGTTGTCGAAGCGGTTGACCTTCTCGATGAAAGGCAGCTTCCAATGCAGCCCCGCCTGGTTGATCTGCTCTCCCACCGGCTTACCGAATTGGGTGATGATCACCTGCTCCGTCTCCTGTACCACGTAGAGGGAGCTGGACAGGATGCCGGCGATGAGCACCACCACCGCGATGAAGATCAGCTGTTTGCGCGGGCTCATGGGGCACCTCCCTGACCGGCATTGCTTCTTGGGGCGTTGCTTTGTCGGGCGGCGGCCGCCGCCCCACCGAGATCGAGGAACGGCAGCAGGCCACGGACGTCTTCGTCCACCACCACCTTGCTACCACTCTCCGGCAGTACCTTCGACAGGGTTTCCAGATACAGCCGGGTGCGGGTCACTTCCGGCGCCTTGCGGTACTCGGAGAAGAGGGCGTTGAAGCGCTCCGCCTCACCCTGGGCGCGGTTGGTGCGGTCGATGGCGTAGCCCTCCGCCTGCTCGATGAGCTGCTGAGCCTCACCCTGCGCCCGCGGCACCTCGCGGTTGAAGTCCTGCTGCGCTTGGTTGATGGTCTGCTCTTTTTGCTGCTGAGCCTCATTGACCTCGTTGAAGGAGGGCTTGACCCGATCCGGCGGCTTGACGTCCTGGAGCACCACCTGGTCGACGATGATCCCCGTGTTGTATTGATCCGCCAGCTCCTGGAGCTTGACCTCCACCGTCGTAGCGATCTCCGCACGGCCGACGGTGAGCACCTCGTTGACCGTCCGGTCCCCCACCACCTCGCGCACCACCGCCTCGGTCATGTCGCGGAAGGTGTCCTCCACATCCTTGACCCGGAAGAGGAATTTCTCCGCGTCGCCGATGAGGTACTGGACCACCCATTCCACTTCGGCGGCGTTGAGGTCGCCGGTGAGCATGTTGGACTCTTCCGGCACCCGCCGATACTGGGTGCGCTGATCGCGGGCCTGGCCGGTACTGCGGAAGCCGAATTCCTGCTTCAGCTGCCGCTTCACCGGCACTTTGATCACGCGGTCGATGCCCAGGGGCAGCTTGAAGTGCAGGCCGGGCTGGCCGATGCGATCCGGCGAGAACTGGCCAAAGCGCAGCACCACGCCAATCTCCTCCGGGTCCACGCTATACACACTGCTCGCCGCCGCCAGCACCA
It encodes the following:
- the hflK gene encoding FtsH protease activity modulator HflK, with amino-acid sequence MAENPFGEGKPEFRVDIPEGSAKLVRIVVIVALVVLAAASSVYSVDPEEIGVVLRFGQFSPDRIGQPGLHFKLPLGIDRVIKVPVKRQLKQEFGFRSTGQARDQRTQYRRVPEESNMLTGDLNAAEVEWVVQYLIGDAEKFLFRVKDVEDTFRDMTEAVVREVVGDRTVNEVLTVGRAEIATTVEVKLQELADQYNTGIIVDQVVLQDVKPPDRVKPSFNEVNEAQQQKEQTINQAQQDFNREVPRAQGEAQQLIEQAEGYAIDRTNRAQGEAERFNALFSEYRKAPEVTRTRLYLETLSKVLPESGSKVVVDEDVRGLLPFLDLGGAAAAARQSNAPRSNAGQGGAP